From the genome of Streptomyces sp. NBC_00659, one region includes:
- the trmB gene encoding tRNA (guanosine(46)-N7)-methyltransferase TrmB yields MSEFLDSTEETRPASAEDGSPRHHRAKGGPRFPDGPQADPAGSHFERRIRSFQPRRSRVTTGQADALQRLWPKWGLDIDGQQTLDLAELFGADLPVVLEIGFGMGEATAQMAAEDQGTGILAVDVHTPGQGNLLNLAERNSLTNIRVANGDAIILLREMLPPASLNGLRVYFPDPWPKKRHHKRRLIQPEFLDLAATRLAPGALVHCATDWEPYAEQMLEVLSAHPAFENTRSDGGFAPRPEFRPLTRFEGQGLDKGHVVNDLLFRRVQHRDQHAPGD; encoded by the coding sequence GTGTCTGAATTCCTCGACTCCACCGAAGAGACCCGGCCCGCCTCCGCCGAGGACGGCTCGCCGCGTCACCACCGCGCCAAGGGCGGGCCCCGCTTCCCCGACGGTCCGCAGGCGGATCCCGCCGGCTCGCACTTCGAACGGCGGATCCGGAGTTTCCAGCCGCGCCGGAGCCGGGTGACGACCGGACAGGCCGACGCGCTGCAGCGGCTGTGGCCCAAGTGGGGTCTGGACATCGACGGACAGCAGACGCTCGACCTCGCGGAGCTGTTCGGGGCGGACCTGCCCGTCGTGCTGGAGATCGGCTTCGGCATGGGCGAGGCCACCGCGCAGATGGCGGCCGAGGACCAGGGGACCGGGATCCTCGCCGTGGACGTGCACACACCGGGGCAGGGCAACCTGCTCAATCTCGCCGAGCGGAACAGCCTCACCAACATCCGCGTCGCCAACGGGGACGCGATCATCCTGCTGCGCGAGATGCTGCCGCCCGCCTCCCTGAACGGCCTGCGCGTCTATTTCCCCGACCCCTGGCCCAAGAAGCGGCACCACAAGCGGCGGCTGATCCAGCCGGAGTTCCTGGATCTCGCCGCGACCCGTCTCGCGCCGGGCGCGCTCGTGCACTGCGCGACGGACTGGGAGCCGTACGCCGAGCAGATGCTCGAAGTGCTGAGCGCGCACCCCGCCTTCGAGAACACCCGGTCGGACGGCGGTTTCGCGCCCCGTCCCGAGTTCCGGCCGCTGACCCGTTTCGAGGGCCAGGGACTGGACAAGGGTCATGTGGTGAACGACCTCCTCTTCCGGCGCGTACAGCATCGAGACCAGCACGCCCCGGGCGACTGA
- a CDS encoding PrsW family intramembrane metalloprotease translates to MAIHPPYPNRPGAPAGPALRHPHWWQRGWVRYGALITLLAMSGLVILALVREQTGTEGFLVGLGLAVFPVPLLIAAFRWLDRVEPGPWRNLFFSFAWGACAAALIAIVANSFATRWIAMTTADPSGADTLGATVIAPVVEESAKAAAVLLVFLFRRRDFTGIVDGVVIAGVTATGFAFTENILYLGTAFGTDQLSGESGLASVTAATFFVRVVMSPFAHPLFTVLTGIGFGVAALSAERQHARRVLLPLTGLLLAMGMHAIWNGSAGFGRFGFFGVYAAFMVPAFGLLTWLVVWTRQRELRTVRAELPVYTAAGWLGAAEPWVLGSMRARQLAREWAGHHFGKSAARSVAEYEAYATSLAFLRHRGRRGRAGADFVVRERELLDELWRRREIARPALAYAARATAPLPAPPPWPAPGYGYIAPPARPYGPPAQASAPVPYPAYNPYRS, encoded by the coding sequence GTGGCCATCCATCCGCCGTACCCGAACCGGCCCGGCGCCCCCGCCGGACCCGCGCTGCGCCATCCGCACTGGTGGCAGCGCGGTTGGGTGCGGTACGGAGCGCTGATCACGCTGCTCGCGATGTCGGGTCTGGTGATCCTCGCCCTCGTCCGCGAACAGACCGGGACCGAAGGCTTCCTGGTCGGCCTCGGACTGGCCGTGTTCCCCGTGCCGCTGCTCATAGCCGCCTTCCGGTGGCTGGACCGGGTCGAGCCGGGCCCCTGGCGCAACCTCTTCTTCTCCTTCGCCTGGGGCGCCTGCGCGGCCGCGCTCATCGCGATCGTCGCCAACAGCTTCGCGACCCGCTGGATAGCCATGACGACCGCGGATCCCTCCGGCGCCGACACGCTCGGCGCGACCGTCATAGCGCCCGTCGTCGAGGAGTCGGCGAAGGCGGCGGCCGTCCTGCTCGTCTTCCTCTTCCGCAGACGGGACTTCACGGGGATCGTCGACGGTGTCGTCATCGCCGGGGTCACGGCCACCGGCTTCGCCTTCACCGAGAACATCCTCTATCTCGGCACCGCGTTCGGCACCGACCAGCTCAGCGGGGAGAGCGGGCTCGCCTCGGTCACCGCGGCGACGTTCTTCGTCCGCGTGGTCATGTCGCCCTTCGCGCATCCGCTGTTCACCGTGCTGACCGGCATCGGCTTCGGCGTCGCGGCGCTGTCCGCCGAACGCCAGCACGCGCGCCGGGTGCTGCTGCCCCTCACCGGACTGCTGCTCGCGATGGGCATGCACGCGATCTGGAACGGCTCGGCGGGCTTCGGCCGGTTCGGGTTCTTCGGTGTGTACGCGGCGTTCATGGTGCCCGCGTTCGGGCTGCTGACCTGGCTGGTCGTCTGGACCCGGCAGCGCGAGCTGCGGACCGTGCGCGCCGAACTGCCCGTGTACACCGCCGCCGGCTGGCTGGGCGCGGCCGAGCCGTGGGTCCTCGGCTCGATGCGGGCGCGGCAGCTCGCGCGCGAGTGGGCCGGCCACCACTTCGGGAAGAGCGCGGCACGCTCGGTGGCGGAGTACGAGGCGTACGCGACCTCGCTGGCGTTCCTGCGCCACCGGGGGCGCCGGGGCCGTGCGGGCGCCGACTTCGTCGTACGGGAACGCGAGTTGCTCGACGAGCTGTGGCGCCGCCGGGAGATCGCGCGTCCGGCGCTCGCCTACGCGGCCCGCGCCACGGCACCGCTGCCCGCACCGCCGCCCTGGCCTGCCCCCGGGTACGGCTACATCGCCCCGCCGGCCCGGCCCTACGGCCCACCGGCACAGGCATCCGCGCCGGTCCCGTATCCGGCGTACAACCCGTACCGCTCCTAG
- a CDS encoding aldo/keto reductase: MTSLRKLGSSDLEVFPLSLGGNVFGWTADETRSFAVLDAYAAAGGNFLDTADSYSAWIEGNEGGESETIIGKWLRTRGNREDIVVATKVSQHPAYPGLSGANIKAAADASLRRLGTDHIDLYYTHFDKPDVPVEEIIGALDELVTAGKVRHIAASNISPERLRESLEFSDREGLARYVALQPHYNLVSRDTYEGSLLEVASRAGLAAVPYFALASGFLTGKYRPGTTVDSARAAGAAKHLDTERGPLVLAALDEIAAAHGVAVPTVALAWLAAQPTVAAPIASARTVEQLPALLGVADLVLTDEELTRLTQASA; this comes from the coding sequence ATGACTTCTCTTCGCAAGCTCGGTTCGTCCGACCTCGAGGTCTTCCCGCTCTCCCTCGGGGGCAACGTCTTCGGCTGGACGGCCGACGAGACCCGGTCCTTCGCCGTGCTCGACGCCTACGCGGCCGCCGGAGGCAACTTCCTCGACACGGCCGACTCGTACTCCGCCTGGATCGAGGGCAACGAGGGCGGCGAGTCCGAGACCATCATCGGCAAGTGGCTGAGGACCCGCGGCAACCGCGAGGACATCGTGGTCGCCACCAAGGTCAGCCAGCACCCCGCGTACCCGGGTCTGTCCGGCGCCAACATCAAGGCCGCGGCCGACGCGTCGCTGCGCCGCCTGGGCACCGACCACATCGACCTCTACTACACGCACTTCGACAAGCCGGACGTGCCGGTCGAAGAGATCATCGGCGCCCTCGACGAGCTGGTGACGGCCGGCAAGGTGCGGCACATCGCCGCCTCCAACATCTCTCCGGAGCGGCTGCGGGAGTCCCTGGAGTTCTCCGACCGCGAGGGCCTCGCGCGGTATGTCGCGCTCCAGCCGCACTACAACCTCGTCTCGCGCGACACCTACGAGGGCTCCCTGCTGGAGGTCGCCTCCCGGGCCGGTCTGGCCGCCGTCCCGTACTTCGCGCTCGCCTCCGGTTTCCTCACCGGCAAGTACCGCCCCGGTACGACGGTCGACTCGGCCCGGGCCGCGGGCGCGGCCAAGCACCTCGACACGGAACGCGGGCCGCTGGTCCTCGCCGCCCTCGACGAGATCGCCGCGGCCCACGGCGTCGCCGTCCCGACGGTCGCCCTCGCCTGGCTGGCCGCACAGCCGACGGTCGCCGCGCCCATCGCCTCCGCCCGCACCGTGGAGCAGCTCCCGGCCCTGCTGGGGGTCGCGGACCTGGTGCTGACGGACGAGGAACTCACGCGCTTGACGCAGGCGTCGGCGTAA
- a CDS encoding M23 family metallopeptidase, producing MASNRPAQPTSFAPNETHTFGYGKDEGPWEEWNPTADSVAPVRGRHRTGKQRGGGLARSSTVLGVGVIAAVGAGGIASAAPGKPPVSISLPDLSSVTDSAKALISDGGSSTPKGSATPLTSAGLTTVDEAQGTTDAGEALRDRIMQQAQAQQNQADTATQQAAQTAAAKKAVDLAAKQQNEAEAKADAAKEKAEEAAKAKAEQERLAELAKSYTLPTSSYTLTSTFGEAGALWSSGYHTGLDFAAPTGTLIKAVHSGTITEAGWAGSYGYRTILTLDDGTELWFCHQSSISASVGQKVATGDVIGRVGATGNVTGAHLHLEVHPGGAATGIDPMAWLQSKGLNP from the coding sequence GTGGCGTCCAACCGGCCCGCTCAGCCAACCTCGTTCGCGCCGAACGAAACACACACCTTCGGCTACGGCAAGGACGAGGGACCCTGGGAGGAGTGGAATCCCACCGCGGATTCCGTCGCTCCCGTCCGCGGCCGGCACCGCACGGGCAAGCAGCGCGGCGGAGGACTCGCCCGCAGCTCCACGGTTCTCGGCGTCGGCGTCATAGCCGCCGTCGGTGCGGGTGGTATCGCCAGCGCCGCTCCGGGCAAGCCGCCCGTCTCGATCTCGCTGCCCGACCTGTCGTCGGTCACCGATTCGGCGAAGGCCCTGATCTCGGACGGCGGATCCAGCACTCCCAAGGGCTCCGCGACCCCGCTCACCAGCGCCGGTCTGACCACCGTCGACGAGGCCCAGGGCACCACCGACGCCGGTGAGGCGCTGCGCGACCGCATCATGCAGCAGGCCCAGGCGCAGCAGAACCAGGCCGACACCGCCACGCAGCAGGCCGCCCAGACGGCCGCCGCGAAGAAGGCCGTCGACCTCGCCGCCAAGCAGCAGAACGAAGCCGAGGCCAAGGCCGACGCCGCGAAGGAGAAGGCGGAGGAGGCGGCCAAGGCGAAGGCCGAGCAGGAGCGCCTCGCCGAACTCGCCAAGAGCTACACGCTGCCGACGTCCTCCTACACCTTGACCTCGACCTTCGGCGAGGCCGGTGCCCTGTGGTCCTCCGGCTACCACACCGGACTCGACTTCGCGGCACCCACCGGCACGCTCATCAAGGCGGTCCACAGCGGCACCATCACGGAGGCCGGCTGGGCCGGCTCGTACGGCTACCGCACGATCCTCACCCTCGACGACGGTACGGAGCTCTGGTTCTGCCACCAGTCGTCCATCAGTGCCAGCGTGGGCCAGAAGGTCGCCACCGGTGATGTCATCGGACGCGTGGGCGCGACGGGCAATGTCACCGGGGCGCACCTGCACCTCGAAGTGCACCCCGGCGGCGCCGCCACCGGCATCGACCCGATGGCGTGGCTCCAGAGCAAGGGCCTCAACCCCTGA
- a CDS encoding PP2C family protein-serine/threonine phosphatase, translated as MSRGVRGSGSLLPPGPAAVAEPRGIVYARAFVRALPVLFVAAGVVYDYLTPSEFTATPLFAAAPLVAAPLYSPRGTVLAGALAVGAVIITHLVLGIVLQVDAVTEVVTVAMAAVLAVLINTVVRRGDERLASVREIAEFAQRAVLPEPEARIAGLEVAARYEAAQEDAFIGGDLYAVQDSPHGVRLVVGDVRGKGMTAVATVATVVGAFREAAEQEATLEGVAERLERALTRAGTRRDSVDAAEGFTTAVLAEIPHGEDVVRVVNRGHPPPLLLHPDGTLLTLTAESFALPLGMSELGSLPAPTVREGFPRGTTLLLHTDGLSEARDARGEFFDPAVWLAGRVFPCPDALLAALFEAARLHTGGALTDDMALLAVRRP; from the coding sequence CTGTCCCGCGGTGTCCGTGGGTCCGGGAGCCTTTTGCCGCCCGGTCCGGCGGCGGTGGCGGAGCCGCGCGGGATCGTGTACGCACGCGCCTTCGTCCGGGCCCTGCCCGTGCTGTTCGTCGCCGCCGGGGTCGTCTACGACTACCTCACCCCGTCGGAATTCACCGCGACCCCCCTGTTCGCGGCCGCGCCCCTGGTCGCCGCACCCCTCTATTCGCCGCGCGGAACCGTTCTCGCCGGCGCCCTCGCCGTCGGCGCCGTGATCATCACCCACCTCGTCCTCGGCATCGTCCTTCAGGTCGACGCGGTCACCGAGGTGGTCACCGTGGCGATGGCCGCGGTCCTCGCCGTCCTCATCAACACGGTCGTCCGGCGCGGCGACGAACGGCTCGCCTCCGTCCGGGAGATCGCCGAGTTCGCGCAGCGTGCCGTGCTGCCCGAGCCCGAGGCGCGGATCGCCGGACTGGAGGTCGCGGCCCGGTACGAGGCGGCGCAGGAGGACGCGTTCATCGGCGGGGACCTGTACGCCGTGCAGGACTCCCCGCACGGCGTACGGCTGGTCGTCGGGGACGTACGGGGGAAGGGGATGACCGCGGTGGCCACGGTCGCGACGGTGGTCGGGGCGTTCCGGGAGGCGGCCGAGCAGGAGGCGACCCTGGAGGGCGTCGCGGAGCGGCTGGAGCGGGCGCTGACGCGCGCGGGCACCCGGCGCGACAGCGTCGACGCGGCCGAGGGGTTCACGACCGCGGTCCTCGCCGAGATCCCGCACGGCGAGGACGTCGTACGCGTCGTCAACCGCGGTCACCCGCCGCCCCTGCTGCTGCATCCCGACGGCACGCTTCTCACCCTTACCGCCGAGTCCTTCGCGCTGCCCCTCGGGATGAGTGAACTGGGAAGCCTGCCCGCCCCGACGGTGCGGGAGGGATTTCCGCGCGGGACGACGCTGCTGCTGCACACCGACGGACTGTCCGAGGCCCGTGACGCGCGCGGGGAGTTCTTCGATCCGGCCGTCTGGCTGGCCGGACGGGTCTTTCCCTGCCCCGACGCGCTGCTGGCCGCCCTCTTCGAGGCGGCCCGCCTGCACACGGGCGGCGCGTTGACGGACGACATGGCACTGCTCGCCGTCCGGCGCCCGTGA
- a CDS encoding dihydrofolate reductase family protein, which yields MPRPYVLLSAAVSLDGFLDDTGPERLLLSGPADFDRVDEVRASSDAILVGAGTLRTDNPRLLVNSAERRAARVAGGRPEYPLKVTVSGSGELDPGAQFWHTGGEKIVYTTDEGALRASALLKGIVGVDVVPTGPGLDWRVLLEHLHDVRGVRRLMVEGGGKVHTQLVREELADELQLAVAPLFVGQPDAPRLFGTGEYPRGRMRLVETRPVGDVVLIRYVPTAPGAGSLASAADRRWLELACELAELCPPSKTAFSVGAVVVAADGTELARGHSREGGDPVVHAEEAALAKIDPADPRLAAATVYSSLEPCAHRASRPAPCARLILDAGVRRVVTAWREPDTFVRDADGNGLLAAAGAEVAVLPEYADRAKAPNRHLVAG from the coding sequence ATGCCCCGTCCCTACGTCCTGCTGTCCGCCGCCGTCTCCCTCGACGGTTTCCTGGACGACACCGGCCCCGAGCGGCTGCTGCTCTCGGGCCCGGCCGACTTCGACCGGGTCGACGAGGTGCGGGCCTCCAGCGACGCGATCCTGGTGGGCGCCGGCACCCTGCGCACGGACAATCCGCGGCTCCTGGTCAACTCCGCCGAACGGCGTGCGGCCCGTGTCGCCGGCGGCCGCCCCGAATACCCCCTGAAGGTCACCGTCAGCGGTTCCGGTGAGCTCGACCCCGGGGCCCAGTTCTGGCACACGGGCGGCGAGAAGATCGTCTACACGACGGACGAGGGCGCGCTGCGGGCGTCCGCCCTGCTGAAGGGGATCGTCGGCGTGGACGTCGTCCCGACCGGGCCCGGACTCGACTGGCGTGTGCTCCTGGAACACCTGCACGACGTACGGGGGGTGCGCCGCCTCATGGTCGAAGGGGGCGGCAAGGTCCACACCCAGCTCGTGCGCGAGGAACTCGCCGACGAGCTCCAGCTCGCCGTCGCCCCCCTCTTCGTCGGGCAGCCGGACGCGCCGCGGCTGTTCGGGACCGGGGAGTACCCCCGGGGCCGGATGCGGCTGGTGGAGACGCGGCCCGTCGGCGACGTCGTGCTCATCCGCTACGTCCCCACCGCGCCCGGCGCCGGCTCGCTCGCCTCCGCCGCGGACCGGCGGTGGCTGGAGCTCGCCTGTGAGCTGGCGGAGCTGTGCCCGCCCTCGAAGACCGCCTTCAGCGTGGGCGCCGTCGTGGTCGCGGCCGACGGGACCGAGCTGGCCCGGGGTCACTCCCGCGAGGGCGGCGATCCCGTCGTGCACGCCGAGGAGGCCGCCCTCGCCAAGATCGACCCGGCCGATCCCCGGCTGGCCGCCGCCACCGTCTACAGCAGCCTGGAACCGTGCGCCCACCGCGCCTCCCGGCCCGCGCCGTGCGCCCGGCTCATCCTGGACGCCGGTGTGCGACGGGTCGTCACCGCCTGGCGCGAGCCCGACACGTTCGTCAGGGACGCCGACGGGAACGGGCTCCTCGCCGCCGCGGGCGCCGAGGTCGCCGTCCTTCCCGAGTACGCGGACCGCGCCAAGGCCCCCAACCGGCATCTGGTGGCGGGGTAG
- a CDS encoding MarR family winged helix-turn-helix transcriptional regulator, with protein sequence MTTRWLTAAEQHAWRSYLSASSLLEDAIDRRLQAEAGMPHLYYSILAKLSEAPERRLRMTDLAEAQKITRSRLTYAVTRLEKDGTVRREGCPTDKRGHMAVLTDEGTALLERVAPGHVETVRTAIFDHLTPEQVRQLDEICGTITRAIQGGNSGAPGEDLPWRRRSCSS encoded by the coding sequence ATGACGACCCGCTGGCTGACCGCCGCCGAACAGCACGCCTGGCGCTCGTACCTCTCCGCGAGCTCCCTCCTGGAGGACGCCATCGACCGCCGGCTCCAGGCGGAGGCGGGGATGCCCCACCTTTACTACTCCATCCTGGCCAAGTTGTCCGAGGCACCGGAGCGGAGGCTGCGGATGACCGACCTCGCCGAGGCCCAGAAGATCACCCGCAGCCGTCTGACGTACGCCGTGACCCGGCTGGAGAAGGACGGCACCGTACGCCGGGAGGGCTGCCCCACCGACAAGCGCGGGCACATGGCCGTCCTCACCGACGAGGGCACGGCCCTCCTGGAGCGGGTCGCGCCGGGGCACGTCGAGACGGTGCGGACGGCGATCTTCGACCATCTGACCCCCGAGCAGGTGCGGCAGCTGGACGAGATCTGCGGAACCATCACCCGGGCGATCCAGGGCGGGAATTCCGGGGCGCCCGGGGAAGATCTGCCCTGGCGGCGGCGCTCCTGCTCCTCGTGA
- a CDS encoding GTP cyclohydrolase II has protein sequence MRDHPTATVRTRVRVPLRFGDGYSVDAQLVTFHGLDDGKEHLAVVLGEPGPNPLVRLHSECLTGDVFGSARCDCGPQLREAVEQIADRGGVLLYLRQEGRGIGLYNKLDAYALQDQGLDTYAANAALGLPEDDRDYTAAAQMLRALGIGSLDLLSNNPDKAEQLRELGITVSHRVPTGVFTTAHNVRYLRAKVLQTQHTLPLQELTERTELTGLTAG, from the coding sequence ATGCGCGACCACCCCACCGCCACCGTGCGCACCCGCGTCCGCGTACCCCTGCGCTTCGGCGACGGCTACTCCGTCGACGCCCAGCTCGTGACCTTCCACGGCCTCGACGACGGCAAGGAGCACCTGGCCGTCGTCCTCGGCGAGCCCGGCCCGAACCCGCTGGTGCGACTGCACTCCGAGTGCCTGACCGGCGATGTGTTCGGCTCGGCCCGCTGCGACTGCGGACCCCAGCTGCGCGAGGCGGTGGAACAGATCGCGGACCGCGGCGGCGTCCTGCTGTACCTGCGCCAGGAGGGCCGCGGCATCGGCCTCTACAACAAGCTCGACGCGTACGCCCTCCAGGACCAGGGCCTGGACACCTACGCCGCCAACGCGGCCCTCGGTCTGCCCGAGGACGACCGCGACTACACGGCGGCCGCCCAGATGCTCCGGGCCCTCGGCATCGGCTCCCTGGACCTGCTCTCCAACAACCCGGACAAGGCCGAACAGCTCCGCGAGCTCGGCATCACGGTCTCCCACCGTGTCCCGACGGGCGTCTTCACCACCGCCCACAACGTCCGCTACCTGCGCGCCAAGGTCCTCCAGACCCAGCACACGCTGCCGCTGCAGGAACTCACGGAGCGCACGGAACTCACGGGACTCACGGCCGGCTGA
- a CDS encoding amino acid permease yields the protein MTDDARATGLSDEERLAQLGYTQVLARRMSAFSNYAVSFTIISVLSGCLTLYLFGMNTGGPAVITWGWVAVGLMTLFVGLAMAEICSAYPTSAGLYFWAHRLAPERSAAAWAWFTGWFNVLGQVAVTAGIDFGAASFLGAYLNLQFDFEVTPGRTVLLFAGILILHGLLNTFGVGIVALLNSISVWWHVVGVAVIVGALTFVPDHHQSAGFVFTEFVNNTGWGSGVYVVLVGLLMAQYTFTGYDASAHMTEETHDASTAGPKGIVRSIWTSWIAGFVLLLGFTFAIQSYDKELGSATGAPPAQILLDALGATSGKLLLLVVIGAQLFCGMASVTANSRMIYAFSRDGALPFSHVWHTVNPRTRTPVAAVWLAALGALVLGLPYLINYAAYAAVTSIAVIGLYVAYVIPTLLRVRKGDAFERGPWHLGRWSRPVGVIAVGWVAVITVLFMLPQVSPVTWETFNYAPIAVLAVLGFAAAWWLASARHWFLNPEHRRTIAREAARKGAPEPVDP from the coding sequence ATGACAGATGACGCCAGAGCGACTGGGCTGTCGGACGAAGAGCGGCTGGCCCAGCTCGGCTACACACAGGTACTCGCCCGCCGCATGTCGGCGTTCTCCAACTACGCGGTCTCCTTCACGATCATCTCGGTCCTGTCGGGCTGCCTGACGCTGTATCTGTTCGGCATGAACACCGGCGGTCCCGCCGTGATCACCTGGGGCTGGGTCGCGGTCGGACTGATGACGCTGTTCGTCGGACTCGCGATGGCCGAGATCTGTTCGGCCTATCCGACCTCCGCCGGGCTGTACTTCTGGGCGCACCGGCTCGCCCCGGAGCGCAGCGCGGCCGCCTGGGCGTGGTTCACCGGCTGGTTCAACGTCCTCGGCCAGGTCGCCGTGACCGCGGGCATCGACTTCGGCGCCGCGTCCTTCCTCGGCGCCTATCTGAACCTCCAGTTCGACTTCGAGGTGACGCCGGGCCGCACGGTCCTGCTGTTCGCCGGGATCCTGATCCTGCACGGCCTCCTCAACACCTTCGGCGTGGGGATCGTCGCCCTCCTCAACAGCATCAGCGTGTGGTGGCACGTCGTCGGCGTCGCCGTCATCGTCGGCGCGCTGACCTTCGTGCCGGACCACCACCAGTCGGCCGGCTTCGTGTTCACGGAGTTCGTGAACAACACGGGCTGGGGCAGCGGCGTCTACGTCGTCCTCGTCGGACTCCTCATGGCCCAGTACACGTTCACCGGGTACGACGCCTCCGCCCATATGACGGAGGAGACCCACGACGCCTCCACGGCAGGCCCGAAGGGCATCGTGCGGTCCATCTGGACCTCGTGGATCGCCGGGTTCGTCCTGCTGCTCGGCTTCACCTTCGCCATCCAGTCGTACGACAAGGAGCTGGGCTCGGCGACCGGCGCGCCCCCGGCGCAGATCCTGCTGGACGCGCTCGGCGCGACCTCCGGGAAGCTCCTGCTGCTCGTCGTGATCGGCGCGCAGCTGTTCTGCGGCATGGCGTCGGTGACGGCCAACAGCCGCATGATCTACGCCTTCTCGCGCGACGGCGCGCTGCCGTTCTCGCACGTGTGGCACACGGTGAACCCGCGCACCCGGACCCCCGTGGCGGCGGTCTGGCTGGCCGCGCTGGGCGCTCTGGTGCTCGGCCTGCCGTACCTCATCAACTACGCGGCCTACGCCGCCGTGACGTCGATCGCGGTGATCGGCCTCTATGTCGCGTACGTCATCCCGACGCTGCTGCGGGTGCGGAAGGGGGACGCCTTCGAGCGCGGGCCCTGGCATCTGGGCCGCTGGTCCCGCCCGGTCGGCGTGATCGCGGTCGGCTGGGTGGCCGTCATCACGGTCCTGTTCATGCTGCCCCAGGTCTCCCCGGTCACCTGGGAGACGTTCAACTACGCCCCGATCGCCGTCCTGGCCGTCCTCGGCTTCGCCGCGGCCTGGTGGCTGGCCTCGGCCCGTCACTGGTTCCTCAACCCCGAGCACCGGCGCACGATCGCCCGTGAGGCCGCCCGCAAGGGTGCACCCGAACCGGTCGATCCCTGA